The Arachis hypogaea cultivar Tifrunner chromosome 14, arahy.Tifrunner.gnm2.J5K5, whole genome shotgun sequence genome has a segment encoding these proteins:
- the LOC112740489 gene encoding uncharacterized protein, translating into MLTDNEQTVDSKTASCLQIDQTDSTVEKRKDDVASVTYDNPFSSPVMLNQKRSQHVECQRTCSHELKQLKKHNESVNSGLGQDAESNSDAAADGFGLSGFENSVKTSTDCMISQSASKRKPAEI; encoded by the exons ATGCTAACTGATAATGAACAGACTGTTGACTCAAAAACGG CTTCTTGCCTGCAGATTGACCAAACAGATAGCACAGTTGAGAAAAGGAAAGATGATGTTGCAAGTGTTACATATGATAATCCATTTTCTTCTCCTGTGATGTTGAACCAGAAGCGATCACAACATGTGGAATGCCAAAGGACTTGTTCTCATGAATTGAAGCAGCTGAAAAAGCATAATGAATCTGTTAATAGTGGTTTAGGGCAAGATGCTGAGAGCAACTCAGACGCAGCAGCTGATGGATTTGGGTTGTCTGGGTTTGAAAACAGTGTAAAGACTAGTACAGATTGTATGATTTCACAG AGTGCATCCAAGAGAAAACCAGCTGAGATCTAG